From the Manihot esculenta cultivar AM560-2 chromosome 3, M.esculenta_v8, whole genome shotgun sequence genome, one window contains:
- the LOC122723336 gene encoding DNA topoisomerase 1 alpha-like: MGSKLIALILAPIFDDPVIGYLIHANTELDWMIMAAPAYVKQGTYDFNDDDDDDGPLVFKRGSNSTSKQNQLNLETRKPLLSSQNSNGQSSNVQKGKNAVPSSKASPVKSPIGSPKASTSSVMASSVKSLVPNSKASSSLDEHMKQASKHNTSNVVKEDINSVKRESNDAEDDSEDDLPLSSRIKGTNRSAPNVVKDEDSDDDNTPLSKKYIMKSSTGTLDSKPNNSSLKKPLASKILENGSIMRDKQQKTSQLPTKRPIDKPNSSDQSSSKKPKLSDVSTTTKIKQVTVKPEQKADDDACDNVVLSQRKKMGSSDNKLPSSKQNATKVASSSVQKKNIKNKKQIKNAKYSKSTKMQPSSTDGQKKWTTLVHNGVIFPPPYQPHSIKILYKGQPVNLTPEQEEVATMFAVMKDTDYMQKPKFLENFWTDWRKLLGKNHVIQKLEDCDFTPIYEWHQQEKEKKKQMSTEEKKALKEEKLKQEEKYMWAIVDGVKEKVGNFRVEPPGLFRGRGEHPKMGKLKKRIRPSDITINIGKDAPIPDCPIPGESWKEVKHDNTVTWLAFWNDPINPKEFKYVFLAASSSLKGQSDKEKYEKARKLKDYIWNIRAAYQKDFKSKDLTKKQIAVATYLIDKLALRAGNEKDDDEADTVGCCTLKVANVECIPGSSNLKFDFLGKDSIRYENTVEVKHEVYEAIGTFQKGKKQTDDLFDKLDTTKLNAHLKELMPGLTAKVFRTYNASITLDEKLYEETEDGDVAEKVVIYQRANKEVAIICNHQRTISKSHGAQMSRLTEKIEELKATLKELKIDLDRAKKGKPPLKDSAGKRKRNLSPEAIEKKIASTNQRIEKMELAMKTKEDLKTVALGTSKVNYLDPRITVAWCKRHEVPIEKIFNKSLLAKFAWAMDVDPQFRF; encoded by the exons ATGGGCTCAAAATTGATAGCCCTAATTCTGGCACCTATATTTGATGATCCAGTAATCGG ATATTTGATACATGCCAACACAGAGCTCGATTGGATGATAATGGCTGCTCCTGCATATGTGAAACAAGGCACCTATGACttcaatgatgatgatgatgatgatgggcCCCTAGTTTTTAAAAGGGGTAGCAACTCAACTTCTAAGCAAAATCAGTTAAACCTCGAAACAAGGAAGCCTCTATTGTCATCTCAGAACTCTAATGGTCAAAGCTCAAATGTCCAAAAGGGTAAAAACGCTGTTCCATCTTCCAAGGCATCACCAGTGAAATCTCCAATTGGAAGCCCTAAAGCATCAACTTCATCTGTGATGGCATCTTCAGTGAAGTCACTGGTGCCAAATTCAAAAGCCTCAAGTTCTTTAGATGAACACATGAAACAGGCATCCAAACATAATACATCTAATGTTGTCAAGGAGGATATCAATTCTGTTAAACGTGAATCAAATGATGCTGAAGATGATTCTGAGGATGATCTGCCATTGAGTTCTAGAATTAAGGGAACCAACAGAAGTGCACCTAATGTTGTCAAAGATGAAGATTCAGATGATGATAATACCCCTTTATCCAAGAAGTACATAATGAAGTCGAGTACAGGGACATTGGATAGTAAGCCCAACAACTCTAGCTTAAAGAAACCTTTGGCTTCGAAAATTCTAGAGAATGGTTCCATTATGAGGGACAAACAACAGAAAACATCTCAGCTGCCAACTAAGAGACCTATAGATAAGCCTAATTCATCCGATCAGTCTTCTTCTAAAAAGCCTAAGCTTTCTGATGTatctacaacaacaaaaatTAAGCAAGTGACAGTCAAGCCAGAACAGAAGGCAGATGATGATGCCTGTGACAATGTTGTGCTTAGTCAGAGAAAGAAGATGGGCTCTTCGGATAATAAATTACCATCTTCCAAGCAAAATGCAACAAAAGTTGCTTCTTCTTCAGTTCAAAAGAAGAATATTAAGAACaagaaacaaattaaaaatgcAAAATATTCCAAGTCAACAAAAATGCAACCTAGTTCCACAGATGGGCAGAAAAAGTGGACTACCTTGGTTCACAATGGTGTCATTTTTCCACCTCCATACCAGCCTCACAGCATTAAGATTCTCTACAAGGGGCAGCCAGTTAATTTGACTCCTGAACAAGAGGAG GTTGCAACAATGTTTGCAGTTATGAAAGATACAGATTACATGCAAAAACCAAAATTTCTTGAGAACTTCTGGACTGATTGGCGAAAATTATTGGGGAAGAACCATGTGATACAGAAGTTGGAAGACTGTGATTTCACCCCAATATATGAATGGCATCagcaggagaaggagaagaaaaaacaAATGAGTACAGAA GAGAAGAAGGCCTTGAAAGAAGAGAAGTTGAAGCAAGAGGAGAAGTACATGTGGGCTATTGTTGATGGTGTCAAAGAGAAG GTAGGAAATTTCAGAGTTGAACCACCTGGGCTGTTCCGAGGCCGGGGAGAGCATCCAAAG ATGGGAAAGCTGAAAAAGCGCATCCGTCCAAGTGATATTACCATAAATATTGGAAAGGATGCCCCAATTCCTGACTGCCCTATTCCTGGTGAAAG TTGGAAAGAAGTGAAGCATGATAATACTGTTACATGGTTGGCTTTCTGGAATGATCCAATCAATCCAAAAGAATTCAAATATGTCTTTTTGGCAGCCAGCAGTTCCTTGAAGGGGCAAAGTGACAAGGAGAAATATGAGAAGGCAAGAAAGTTGAAG GACTACATATGGAACATCAGAGCAGCCTACCAAAAGGATTTTAAGAGTAAAGATCTTACAAAGAAGCAAATAGCAGTTGCTACATATCTTATTGATAAGCTAGCTCTTAGGGCGGGTAATGAGAAG GATGATGATGAAGCCGATACTGTTGGTTGTTGTACATTAAAAGTAGCAAATGTAGAGTGTATTCCTGGAAGTTCTAATTTGAAG TTTGACTTCCTTGGAAAAGATTCCATTCGATACGAAAACACAGTTGAGGTTAAGCATGAGGTGTATGAAGCTATTGGAACTTTCCAGAAGG GGAAAAAGCAAACGGATGATCTTTTTGACAAGCTGGATACAACTAAACTGAATGCTCACCTGAAGGAACTTATGCCTGGCCTTACAGCAAAAGTTTTTCGTACATACAATGCATCAATCACATTGGATGAAAAG TTGTATGAGGAAACTGAAGATGGGGATGTCGCAGAAAAAGTTGTCATTTATCAACGAGCAAACAAAGAG GTTGCGATCATTTGTAATCACCAGCGTACTATCTCAAAATCTCATGGTGCACAAATGTCAAGGTTGACTGAGAAAATTGAGGAACTCAAG GCCACCCTTAAAGAGCTGAAAATTGATTTGGACAGGGCAAAGAAGGGGAAACCCCCATTAAAGGATTCTGCTGGAAAGCGAAAGAGGAACCTGAGTCCGGAAGC CATAGAGAAAAAGATAGCATCTACCAATCAGAGGATTGAGAAAATGGAATTGGCTATGAAGACCAAAGAGGATCTGAAAACTGTGGCTTTAGGGACGTCCAAAGTCAATTACCTTGATCCTAGGATCACTGTGGCATGGTGCAAACGACATGAAGTTCCAATTGAAAAG ATATTCAACAAATCTCTTCTGGCAAAGTTTGCCTGGGCAATGGATGTGGATCCCCAATTCAGATTCTGA